The following DNA comes from Desulfurispora thermophila DSM 16022.
GGGCATAGTAATCCTTAAAAACCTCTTTCTTGCCCAATTGCTCGGCAATTGCTCCCCAAATGCCGTAGGGAGCATCGCTTTCCCGGCCGGTAAAAGCTACGACTTTGATTTTTCCTAAATGGCTATTTTTAAATCTATCGCCCATTACTTTTTGTCTCAGCTCGGGATGCTTGGCCAGAAGACCCAGAGCAATCATATTATGGGTTTTACCGCCCCCCATGGACTGGGTAAGTTTAATCAAACCGGTAGCTCCCTGTCTATGAAATCGCTTAAAAGCGGTTTCCAATAACACTTTCATGCCCTGGGTAAGAAAGGTTTCCTCAAAAAAGCGATAAGGGTCAATTCTGTTTTCCACAAGATCCGTTAAGTCGAGAACATCATCCCGCAATGTTTCATCAAAAACACTCTCCCGTGGTTGGCAGAGCTCATACAATGTTTTCATTAATTCTCAACCCCTTCTTAATGCCAGCCTTGTTTTTGGATAGTTTTGCATTTATCTGATAAATATATAATTGCCAACTTATTATTGTTATTAACATATAATAACATAATTACTCAAACTGGGTAATTATTGTAAAATGCAACAATGAAATTATACATTCCTGTACTCCAGTTCCACATTAACAATAAAATTCCTACCAGAAAAAGATAACTCTCTCTTCAAGTAAAAAAGCAGGCCCCACCGGTCCTGCTTCTTTACCACCAACACGTGTTAATTTTAAAAACCCTTTCCTTTCCCTTCCCCTCCGCTCCAACCCGCATAAAATCTACATGAGATTTTATGGGAGGAAATAAAGTTTTTCTGTGAAGCAGTATTATATGCTTTTGTCAATACAAAAGTCGACTGCCTTTGCTGTTGGTTTGGCAACTTCCAGCATAGCAGGTTCGATGGTCAAGGTGGACAACCTTTTCTCTAGCATTTTGTGCTTATGTGATCAATTTTTTTGTAGCAAATACAAACCCTTTTCCCTCTCACCTCATCCCCGTAAATAGAAGAAATAGTCGACCAGAATCTGGAGAAAACCCTGAGTTCTGCATCGGATTTTGGACAGTTATTTTTGTACGTGGACATTAAAAATTGCCCAAGAACAGGAATAATTAGATGTCTACATAGTGATAGGGTCTGTGGGGACATTTACAATCATTATTTGACTGGCATTTGTCTCTCTAATCTTTCTAATTCTGATAATCAGTCAGCAAGAGAATCCAATGCTTGATTTATTTTCTCATACATTTGGTTCAATTTATTAATAAGTGCATCAAAGATTATAAGATAGTCTCGTTCATCTTTATTTAAGCAAATTCGTTCGCAAGCAAAACTAATACCTTCTTCTTTACTTTTAGAAGATTGGAGATGATCCATGGAGATCCTTAAATCATATAGTACAAATAATGGAGATATTACCTCTGAAGCATCTTCAAGTTCTAAAATATGTTCGAGCCATAACTCCAAAAGTTTTAATCATTTTTTATCTTTTATGTCAATACCTTCTATTTGCTTCAAATCCTTTTTTAAAGCATGATTATTTATAGATTCTACAAAGATCTTATTCATCGGGATGATAACTTCAGCAAAGGATTCTTCAGTTGGAACTAATGGTCTCTTTACTTTTAGTACAACCTTGATTGTTTCTGGTTCTAATTGTGAAATAGTAGTTCCAAATTTTCGCAATATCTTTTCGTGGACTTCATACCTATTCTTTAATAGAGTTTTTACGTTTGAAGGATTTGCCCACATTGACTCAATCTCAGCTTCATAAAATTCTGATGAGATATTGTGATCTGATTCAATATTTTCAGATCTTAAATAGTGCTGTTCCTCAACTTCAAGCCTGCCAATATCACCTAACCACATAATCACTTTTCCATTTGGATTGATACCAAAATTAATCATATGCTCTTGATTCTTATAAATACTACCTAATGTGTTAGCCTCTAATTCCAACGAGTAATTAGGATGGTACGCATATTTTAACAACACTTCTATATTAAAAAATACGGGTGTTAGAAATCCATGATTCCAAGGACGTATTAGCCCAGGAATAAAATAATAGTCATCTTTGTCAAATATAAAATCAACCTCGGTTGAAATAAATTCATTCTTCAACAATGAATTCTTTGTCTTTTCAAAATTTAAATCCCTATGTTCAAGATTTTTTTGTTTCATATATTCAATAGCAACTTCACATAATTTGATAGTGGTATCACTAACAAATTGATTTTTGCAATCAGTACACTTGAGTACCTTACAATTATGGAACCAATACTCTTCACCATCGATTTTATGTGAATAAGTATCATCGGTCAAACAGAAAGATCCCCCACATTCACATCTAAGTCCACTCAATTCACAATCACCCGTCCTCTACATAGTCTCATAGTATATAACATAATATTTTTTCTTTATTCAGAAACCCTTCTCAACTTTCATCATACTCACTAATTAGAGATATAAGCTGTCCAAGTTCTTTACTATACCAATCTTCATACCGTCTTAATTTCCCTTCAATTTCATTGATAGCAAAGTCAGGGTGTTAATAAAAATATTCCCCAAACATAACACGTTGAATAGTTGATAGATAAACTTCTCCATTTTGGTGTAGAATATGAAAATACGACTTTTCTTCCTAATTATGGACATCATCAGACTCATAAAATATTTAAGAACACAACATAGGATATAATGCTGGTTTTTACATACTGTGCCTTTTCTTTCATTCAGATTATCAACCCCGTGTCCTTTTAGAACATTGAAGAACTAAAGAGTTAAATAGCTCCCAAATGGAATTGCTGACAATTCTCATCGGGAAGTTCAAGTAATACCATTCAAATAGCAAACTTTATTCAACTTAAGGCTTACACTTATCCTGTACATATAACTTGTTCTTGGACATTCAATATTATTATTCGATTCCCTAATTTTATAAATTTTATATATATCTTATGTTTTTTATCTGCAATTTTTATTTCAGAAGCATCTTCAACTGTTTTAATATAATCATTTGATCTAATAATGATATCCGTTACCATTTCTTCCAAAGTATTTTTATCAATTTTATGACATTCTATAGTAGAACCTTCTGTGTAAATTATTTTATAGTTCATATACCCACCACTTTTTTCGTTTGCTGAGCATGTTAAATGATTTAATTGATGGTTATTAATTGGTAAAAGCGATAATAAAAAAATAATAGATAAGCATATTAGCGAATTTATTATACATTCATAACTTGTATATATATAATTGTTTCTTATGATATTCTTATTAGTATTCATTTCAGTCTTCAATGCATAAACCTCTTTTAGCCTCTCTTACCCTAAAAGCAAATCCTTGGGCCATACCTTATAAACAGAATTTTCTTTTATTAACACAGCTATTGATAATATACCTGCAGCAACCATATATCCGAAAGAAAAAAACGAAAGAACTATTACAATTATAGTTATCCAATTTATCCCAAAGCTTTCATTTATCTTTGTAATTAAATTTGATAACCCCAATATTAAGGAAATGGATATAGTAAGACCAACTATATTTATTTTTGCTTTATCTTCAAGTTTATTTTTTATCTCAAATGTATCATTGTAAAAATCCTTTAACTGATCAATGGACAATGCATTATATTCTTTCATGTATTCCAGAACTACTTTCTCACTGCCGAGTAAGTCCAACTTGTTTTTTATTTTCTTATTATCTTGTACGTTGGCTACAAAGGGAAATATCTTTTTTACTAATTCACCCATTTATTCACCCCTTGTTAATATATCAACAATATCTATATCTATCCTTTGATTAGCATTTTCAACTAACCATGCCCATTCGCCTGTAGGATTAATCTCAATAAAATAATAATTCCCCTTACAATATACCAGGTCAATTGCGCCAAATGACAAATTAAATTTTTTTACAAGTTCTATTGACCTATTAATAATAGTTTTAGGCAAGCCACAAGGAATAAACTGTACATCGTCTTTGTGTTTTCTCCAGTCGCCTTCAATACCTTCATTATTTTTTACAATTTTAACGGCATGCACTTTTTCTCTAATAACAGTGACTCTTAAGTCTATCTTGGGATAAATATACTCTTGGAGTATAATCGGTGCTTCCATTATATTTGATTCTTGGATCTCGCTACCTTTAACAACATTAGAAAATACAAATAACTCTGTCTCGTCCTTTCTAAATAATGCTGTATCCAAAGATTTAACGATATAATTAGAATCGGCTTTAATTGTAATTTTTGCATTATTTGCTATAAATGTTTGTGGTATTCTAAAACCAATTTGGCTTGCATATTTTAATTGCAAAATTTTGTTTTCAGCTTTATATGTAGAAACAGGGTTATTCATCCATAGAATATCTTCAAAATAAATTAAGTTCCTAATAAAAGA
Coding sequences within:
- a CDS encoding ATP-grasp domain-containing protein, with product MNEVEHLIVSNSFDFASDYICYELQHRGQKYLRINRDKFLDYCISIDLCKGVMNICIGNNEYQVKEPSLKSIYFRAPVFLRDIYNHSLSLAEQLYRSQWSSFIRNLIYFEDILWMNNPVSTYKAENKILQLKYASQIGFRIPQTFIANNAKITIKADSNYIVKSLDTALFRKDETELFVFSNVVKGSEIQESNIMEAPIILQEYIYPKIDLRVTVIREKVHAVKIVKNNEGIEGDWRKHKDDVQFIPCGLPKTIINRSIELVKKFNLSFGAIDLVYCKGNYYFIEINPTGEWAWLVENANQRIDIDIVDILTRGE